In Tautonia rosea, the genomic window CGGGCACGGCGAAGGCGGGAGCGTAGACGATCGTCATGATTGGCACCGACGCGAGCACCAGAGCCGCGACGGTCAAGACCGCCCAGCGAAGCCGAACTCGTCCTGGCCGGGCGAGCCGATCGGCCCCGATCGCCGCTAGTGCTGCCACGGCCAGCGAAACCCACAAATGAAAGCGCACCGGAATGCGAGAGCTTCCCAGGACGGGAATCCTGTGCGCATGGTCCATCAGGAACGTGAACCGGCCGAGCATCAGGAGCGTGCCCACCGTGGCCAGGATCGGCCAGAAGGCCCCCCATCGATTGCGGCGGCCCGAAAGGCCGACCACGGCCAGGGCAATCCCGAGAACACTCATGTAGGTGTTCATTTCATGGTACGGATAGAAGCCGTCCATCCAGTCGGTGTCTCGGGCTCGGGTGCCGTAGGCTTCGCGAAGGACCAAGGTGGGCAACAACTCGGGGCTCCACGAGCCGTAGGTCAAACCTTCCCAGGTCAGCCCTTCGGCGCGGGGAGATCGGTCGAGCAGCTCTTTCGAGGGGATCCACTGCACACTCGACAGGATTGCTCCCATCACAGGAATGCCCGCGGCAACCCCGAGCGCGAACAGTCGGTTGCGCCTTCCCCGCTCGATCGAAGCGCGATAGACCCCATAAACCCCCAGGAGCATGCTCGTGAGCAGGAAATCTTGAAGATGACCGGCAAAGATCTGGCAGGCCATTGCCAGGCCTCCCAGGGCCACGGCCCGCAGCCGGCCCCCTTGCCAGGCACATTCGAGGGCCCAGACCGCCAGGGGAACGCTTGCAAGTGCGTTGACCATGCTCGTGTGGATCAGGTGCGCCCACATGAAGCCGCTCAGGCCGAAGATCGCTCCACCGGTGAGGGCGCCGATCGGCCCGACGTGCCGACGCAGCCAACCGAAGGTGCCCACGCCGGTGAGCCAGATCGAGAAGACCGTATCAAGCCCGAACGCCTTCCAGGTTTCCATCCAGGGATAGAAGACATACTTGAATGGATGGAAATATCCGGCCTGGCTTTCGCTGTAGAGGGGCATCCCGCAGTAAAGGCCGGGGAACCACCGAGAGAACCGACCAGCCTTCAACTCGCTGGCGAAGAAGTCACGATACGGAAGGTTGATCTCGGTGACGTCGAAGTAGAACAAGGCCGCCTTCATGGCGACCACGTCCCAGAAGAAGGCCGCGATGGCGGCAGTCCAGACGAGCAGGGCCAGCACGTCTCCCGCGCCGAGCGGGCGAGGGGCCGGTATCCAGGCAGATTCGAGCGTCCGGTCAGCTTCGATCGGTTCGGTCGCCACGGTCTCGAAGTCTCAGGGGGTGAGAAGGGTGAGTTGATCCAGTTCGTTCGGGTCGCGATCCTCGCGGCGCCACGATTCGAGCAGCATCGCTCGCCAGTCGGGGACCGGATCGAGCACAAACAAGGCCCCCTGGCCCGGTTCCAGGCCGCTCGACCAGCCCTCGAAGCGGTTCGGGTACGTTGGGAAGGGAACGCCAACGACTCGTCCTCCCGAAAGGAAGGCGATGCGATAGACCTTCCAGTAATCGCCGAACACATGAGAGGTTCCGGCAGGCAGGACGGTCGCACGGTCGAGGATGGCAGCAGGAGGAGTGTCCTCGTCGGCAGGAGTTTCTCGATCCTGGAAGACCACGAGACCCTCGGATGAGACTGGCGACCCTCGGAGTAGGTCGACGCTCAGCCAGCCCAGACCGACGTACCAGGAGACGACACTGGCGGTCATCACGGCGCCGAACAGGGCGGAAAGAAAGAGGGTCGCCGCCCAGGCGGCCGCGCCCCGACTGGCGATCGATCGCATCACCAGGCCAAAGCCGAGCGACCAGGGCACGAGCAGGAAAATCAAGTAGCGGTAGTTGTCAGAATTGAAAATATTTCGATTGATCAAGAACGCGACCAGGATCAAGCCCGCCGAGATCAAAACACCATGTTGCACCGCCCTCTCTGCGGACCCTTGTGGAGAACGATCTCGGATGAGGCGGACGATGGCCGCGACAAAGAGGAGCAGCCCAAGCGCAGTGGCATACGGCCCGGCGTTGAGCGAGGGGGAAGCATCCTCCGGGCCTGTTCGAGCGGGGCGTCCCAGCTCGGTGAGTGCTTCCGGGGTCGATTGCAGGTCGGGAAGCTCGTGCCCGACGATGAGCCGAGGGAGGCAATCCATCACGAGAATCCGGGCATGATCTGCGA contains:
- a CDS encoding YfhO family protein, which encodes MATEPIEADRTLESAWIPAPRPLGAGDVLALLVWTAAIAAFFWDVVAMKAALFYFDVTEINLPYRDFFASELKAGRFSRWFPGLYCGMPLYSESQAGYFHPFKYVFYPWMETWKAFGLDTVFSIWLTGVGTFGWLRRHVGPIGALTGGAIFGLSGFMWAHLIHTSMVNALASVPLAVWALECAWQGGRLRAVALGGLAMACQIFAGHLQDFLLTSMLLGVYGVYRASIERGRRNRLFALGVAAGIPVMGAILSSVQWIPSKELLDRSPRAEGLTWEGLTYGSWSPELLPTLVLREAYGTRARDTDWMDGFYPYHEMNTYMSVLGIALAVVGLSGRRNRWGAFWPILATVGTLLMLGRFTFLMDHAHRIPVLGSSRIPVRFHLWVSLAVAALAAIGADRLARPGRVRLRWAVLTVAALVLASVPIMTIVYAPAFAVPDPWPKPYHQDRYRWLGEELSQAGLRTGVLTLIGLMLAGWAARASGVRRTVLAAALPLLVMADLFGSHWHDAPTIDPGYWTDPPETAEFILADPDHQRVSGFGRFSAGEPGYASFPIDFMPVRDTLAWSLPPVFDLDSLMGETPMIPSRWKRYMDATVEVVEQSTVASVSHLLYGFRGQVADWPPPEKVGTAYVFSNPDRLPRARLMGRPVYANDEDEAVAQLTQLGPAIRDQLVVEDPDRPLPVDTDVSGNAEIIEEIPERLVVQTRSTTDAYLFLADTFDPGWSATLDGQPVPIRPAHVNFRAVFVPKGDHEIVFRYRPAGFVTGLVISTMGALMALGMLIMRRSMVQLQPEHGATGWGGWWPWLLALGFAAIVGGSAVSIGPDGVEPHSRWTGGLHRFTWGAGLEAMQRQPIVEDR